CAGGCACAGCAACCGGCAAACCCGGACCGCAAGCCTAACCTGCTGGACAAGATTCGCAGCTGGTTCAGCGACTGGCTTTAAGGGCACAGGCCCGGCAGGGGGCAGCAGTTGCCTCCCCGCCGGGTGCCTGCCCGCGCTACACTGCTGAAAGCTTGAATGCCGCATTCTTCTCAGGGCTCGCCTCTTTTCGCAGGCCACACGGAAAAGAGCCTTACAGCCCACCCCCGGGCGGCCGAAATCCCGCCCGGAGTTCTCAAAGGAGTCAGATATGGAAGCTGCCAAAATTCGCGTAATTGGACTGGGTGGAGCCGGCAACAACGCCGTGAACCGCATGATCGAATCGGGCCTGGACGGCGTGGAGTTCATCGCCGGCAACACCGACGCACAGGTGCTGGCCAAGAACCACGCCGAGGCGCGGATTCAGCTGGGTGACCGCCTGACCCGTGGTCTCGGCGCCGGCGCCAACCCCGAAGTGGGCGAGCAGGCCGCCATGGAAGACAAGGAACGCATCAAGGAATACCTCGAAGGCACCGACATGCTGTTCATCACCGCCGGCATGGGCGGCGGCACCGGCACCGGCTCCGCGCCGGTGGTGGCCGAGATTGCCCGCGAAATGGGCATCCTGAGCGTGGCCATCGTGACCCGTCCCTTCAAGTTCGAAGGCCCCAAGCGTCAGCGGGTGGCTGAAGAAGGCATCAGCAAGCTGGCCGAGCGGGTGGACGGCATGATCGTGGTCAACAACGAGAAGCTGCTGACGGCCATCGACAAGAAGGTCTCGTTCCGCGAAGCTTTCCTGATTGCCGACCGGGTGCTGTATTTCGGCGTCAAGGGCATCAGTGACGTGATCAACGTGGAAGGCATGATTAACCTCGACTTTGCCGACGTGCGCAACCTGCTGAGCAACTCCGGCACCATCCTGATGGGTATCGGCGCCGGCCGCGGTGACAAGATGGTGGAAGAAGCCGCGCTGTCCGCCATTCACTCGCCGCTGCTGGAACGCGGCATCGAGGGTGCCACTCGCATTCTGGTGAACGTGACCGGCTCCTACGATCTGAGCATGAACGACGCCAACGAGATTCTAGAGCGCGTGCGCGAAGCCACCGGCCAGGAAGACCCGGACGTACTATTCGGCATCACCCCTGACGAAGCGGCCGGCGACGAGGTGCGCGTCACCGTGATTGCCACCGGCTTTGACGACATGCCGTTTGAAAGCAGCAGCAGCTTTGACCATATGGTGCGCCCGGTGCGGACCGGCAGCTCCTCCAGCTACGACCCCAAGGATTACGACATTCCCGCTTTCCTGCGGAATGTGGGCCGCGACTGAACTGCGCCGCTTAGACTGGAGCCATGACTCCTGACCCTCACTCTCCCCTGCCCTGGCCTGCGGCAGGGGATTTTGTCTGGCGGCCCGAAGACGTGCAGCCGGGCCGGCCCACCTTGCTGATGTTCTTTCATCTGGAGTGCGCGGCCTGTGTGTCGCGCGGCATTCCTTTTATGAAGCAGCTGCACGCGCAGTACGGCGAACAGGTGAATTTCATCGCGGTGCATACCTCGCGGGGGCACCGTCAGCTGCCGCGCGAGGAGATTCTGCCCACGTTGCTGCACTTTGCCGAGAAGTTTGCCCGGCTGCCTTTTCCGGTAGCGCTGGACCTGGACGGTTCGCTGGCCGCCGCTTACGCCACCGAGGGCACGCCCCACTGGATCGCCCTGCAGGGCGGCGAGGTGGTGCGCTCGATTTACGGCAGCCAGGACAACGCCCAGACCCGGCTGGATTACTGGCTGGCCGAAATCACTGAAGCCCAAGGCACTGCCGGGCCCCAGGAGGACCGCTGATGGACCGCCGCCTGAACACCCTGTTTTCGCTGACAGCAGCCGACGCTCTGGGCGCCGCCACCGAGTTCAAGACGCCGCAGGCCATCCGGCAGCGCTACGGCGAGACTTTTCACGACTATCAGCCGGGCAGCGTGTTCGGCTTCGGGCCGGGCGAGGCCACCGACGACAGCCAGATGACCGCCGCGACCCTGCTGAGCTACCGGCGCGGCGAGGGGCTGAGCGGCGTGCTGGGCGGCCTGAGTGACTGGCTGAGCACCCGCCCGCCGGACGTGGGCGGCCTGACCCGCAGCGCCCTGGGTTACGGCACCCTGGACGGTGGCGTGCGGGCCTGGGCCGACAGCGGGTATCAGAGCGCCGGTAACGGCGGCCTGATGAGGATTGCTGCCGTCTGGCTGGCCGGCTTCAGTGGCGAGGAGCTGAACCGGCAGAGCGTGCTGGTCACCGCCCTGACCCACGCCGACCCGCGCTGCGTGTTCGCCTCGGTGTTCCTGACCGGGCTGCTGGAAGCACTGGCCCAGGACGAATCGCTGCCACGCGCCGCCGCTTACGGGCTGGCACGGCTGGAGAGAACCGACGCCCGCGCTGTCATGCTGGACGCCGGGCTATTCGGGGTGGACAGCCGCGCCGCTTACACGCAGTTCGGAGAACAGAGCCGCTCGGCCCAGCAGCAGGTGCGCGACCGGGTCAACAGTGGCCTGGAAGGCGAATACACCTCGCAGAGTGGCTACGTGCTGGACACCCTGGAGGCTGCGCTGGCCCATGCCCGCAGCGGCGCGTGGCTGGACTGCACCCAGCTGGCTGTGCTGGCAGGCGACGATTCGGACACGGTGGCCTGCGTGACCGGGGCCATCGTGGGAGCGCGGGGGCTGAGTGTGCCGGAGCATCTGCTGCCGCCGCTCAGACTGGGCCACTCCTGGCCCAGCTGGGAGCGGGGGTGGCTCTGCAGCGAGCATTACCCGGCGCTGCTGACTGCGGCGATTGCCGGCGCTCAGTAAGGTCAAAGCACAGAGCGCTGGCTTCTTCAGCGGGACGCGTCCACCAGCCGAGGCTGGCACGCCCCCGCCTTCTGCGGCTCAGACGGAGCTGCCGTCCTCGGCGAACTCCGCCTGGGCACTGCGTTCGCCGGGCAGTTTCTCATACACACCGTCTTCGCGCAGGTACCAGGAACCGCGCTGGTCGTGCAGCTCAGTGTCCATAATCTCCAGAAACTCTTCCCGCAGCGCCGGCACCAGCACCGGCGCCAGCACCTCCACCCGGCGGTCCAGGTTACGGCTCATCCAGTCGGCGCTGCCGAAATACACTTCCGGTTCGCCGCCGTTGCCGAAAGCATAGATGCGCGAGTGTTCCAGAAAGCGGCCCAGCAGGCTGCGAATCTCGATATTCTCGCTGAGGCCCTCCACACCAGGGCGCAAGCAGCACACCCCGCGAATCACCATCCGGATGCGCACCCCGGCCTGTGAAGCGCGGTACAGCGCCTCGATCATGGCCGGGTCGGTCAGCTGGTTGCACTTGCCGGTAAACCAGGCATCATGGCCCTGGCGGGCGAACTCGGCCTCGCGCTCCAGCCGCTCGATCATGCCGTCGCGGGCGTACTGCGGGGCCACCAGCATGCGCTGATAGTCGGCCTCGGCGTAACCGGTCAGGTGGTTGAACAGCTCGGTGGCGTCGGCGCCCAAGGTGGGATCGGCGGTCAGCAGGCTGAGGTCGGTGTACAGCCGCGCCGTTTTGGCGTTGTAATTGCCGGTGCCGATATGCACGTAGCGCCGCAGGCCACCGGCCTCGCGCCGCACCACCAGCGTCACCTTGGCGTGGGTCTTGAGCCCGGCCACACCGTGCACCACGTGGGCGCCGGCCCGCTCCAGCTGCTTGGCCCAGGAAATGTTGCGCTGCTCGTCAAAGCGGGCTTTCAGCTCAATAAAGGCCACCACCTGCTTGCCGCTTTCGGCCGCCGAGCGCAGCGCGCCCAGCAGCCGGTGGTCGTCACCGGTGCGGTACAGAATCTGCTTGATCGCCAGCACGTCCGGGTCGGCGGCGGCCTCTTCCAGAAAATCCAGCACCTGCCCGAACGAATCGTAAGGATGGTGCAGCAGGATGTCGCGCCGGCGCAGCACGTCGAAAATACTCTCGTCGTCGTCCCGGCCATAAGTGTGCAGGTGCGGCTGGTGTGGCTCGAAGCTCAGCGCCGGGCAATCCACCGGAAGCCCCATAAAGTCGCCGGTGCCTAGCGGCCCCTGCAACTGAAACACGTCCTTGGGCGAGATGCTCATGCGTTCCTGCAGGTAGCCCAGCAGTTTCTGGGGCATGTCCTGGGTCACTTCCAGCCGCACCGGGTCGCCAAAGCGGCGGCGGCGCAGGCCGTCTTCCACGGTGGCCAGCAGGTCTTCGGCCTCGTCCTCATCAAAGTCGAAATCGGTGTTGCGGGTGACCCGGAACAGATAGGCCGCCCTGACCTGGCGCCCCTTGAACAGCTCGCCCATGTGAGCGGCCATCACATCTTCCAGCAGCATCAGCCGCCCGCCGATGGTCACGATTCTAGGCAGCACGCCCACCGGCACTTTGACGCGGGCAAAGTCGGGTTCTTTTTTCTTCTTGCCTTCCAGCAGCACGCCCAGGTTCAGGCTGAGGTTGCTGATATAGGGAAAAGGATGGCTGGGGTCCACCACCAGTGGGGTCAGCACCGGCTGAATCTGGTCGAGGTAATGCCGGCGCACTTCCTCGCGGGCAGCGGCGTCCAGCTCATCCATCCGCCAGATTTTGATGCCCTCGCTTTGCAGCTGGCCCAGCACCCGGCGGGTCACCCCTTCTACCCGGGTCATCATGGTGTGGGTCTGCTCGCGCACCAGCTTGAGCACCTCGCGGGGCAGCAGGCCGTCCAAGCTGGGCGTCTGCACGCCGGCGGCAATCTGCTGGTGAATCCCGGCCACCCGCACCATAAAGAACTCGTCGAGGTTGCTGCCACAGATGGCGGTGAATTTCAGCCGCTCCAGCAGCGGGTTGCGCTCGTCGCAGGCTTCGGCCAGCACCCGCTCATTGAACGACAACCACGACATTTCACGGTTCAGAAAGCGGCTGCCGGGGTTGCCCACTGTGCTGAAGGTCTCGCGCAGGGGCCGCTCGGCCGCAGCGGGTGCCTGATCAGCGGCCGCTTCCGCCGCAGCCGGTCTGGCTGCTTTGGCAGCTTTGTCCAGGTTCTTCTCAGCAGTCGCCGGCATAGCAGCTGCTCTGAGGCTGGCCTTCCCTGGCCGCGCTGTTTTGGCGCTGGCAGCCGGAGCTTGGGGCGTCTTTGCGGCAGTCCGACGGCGGGAAGCCGCTTTGCTGGGCTTGGATT
This region of Deinococcus sp. Marseille-Q6407 genomic DNA includes:
- a CDS encoding ADP-ribosylglycohydrolase family protein, with the protein product MMDRRLNTLFSLTAADALGAATEFKTPQAIRQRYGETFHDYQPGSVFGFGPGEATDDSQMTAATLLSYRRGEGLSGVLGGLSDWLSTRPPDVGGLTRSALGYGTLDGGVRAWADSGYQSAGNGGLMRIAAVWLAGFSGEELNRQSVLVTALTHADPRCVFASVFLTGLLEALAQDESLPRAAAYGLARLERTDARAVMLDAGLFGVDSRAAYTQFGEQSRSAQQQVRDRVNSGLEGEYTSQSGYVLDTLEAALAHARSGAWLDCTQLAVLAGDDSDTVACVTGAIVGARGLSVPEHLLPPLRLGHSWPSWERGWLCSEHYPALLTAAIAGAQ
- the ftsZ gene encoding cell division protein FtsZ; its protein translation is MEAAKIRVIGLGGAGNNAVNRMIESGLDGVEFIAGNTDAQVLAKNHAEARIQLGDRLTRGLGAGANPEVGEQAAMEDKERIKEYLEGTDMLFITAGMGGGTGTGSAPVVAEIAREMGILSVAIVTRPFKFEGPKRQRVAEEGISKLAERVDGMIVVNNEKLLTAIDKKVSFREAFLIADRVLYFGVKGISDVINVEGMINLDFADVRNLLSNSGTILMGIGAGRGDKMVEEAALSAIHSPLLERGIEGATRILVNVTGSYDLSMNDANEILERVREATGQEDPDVLFGITPDEAAGDEVRVTVIATGFDDMPFESSSSFDHMVRPVRTGSSSSYDPKDYDIPAFLRNVGRD
- the ppk1 gene encoding polyphosphate kinase 1; the encoded protein is MPATAEKNLDKAAKAARPAAAEAAADQAPAAAERPLRETFSTVGNPGSRFLNREMSWLSFNERVLAEACDERNPLLERLKFTAICGSNLDEFFMVRVAGIHQQIAAGVQTPSLDGLLPREVLKLVREQTHTMMTRVEGVTRRVLGQLQSEGIKIWRMDELDAAAREEVRRHYLDQIQPVLTPLVVDPSHPFPYISNLSLNLGVLLEGKKKKEPDFARVKVPVGVLPRIVTIGGRLMLLEDVMAAHMGELFKGRQVRAAYLFRVTRNTDFDFDEDEAEDLLATVEDGLRRRRFGDPVRLEVTQDMPQKLLGYLQERMSISPKDVFQLQGPLGTGDFMGLPVDCPALSFEPHQPHLHTYGRDDDESIFDVLRRRDILLHHPYDSFGQVLDFLEEAAADPDVLAIKQILYRTGDDHRLLGALRSAAESGKQVVAFIELKARFDEQRNISWAKQLERAGAHVVHGVAGLKTHAKVTLVVRREAGGLRRYVHIGTGNYNAKTARLYTDLSLLTADPTLGADATELFNHLTGYAEADYQRMLVAPQYARDGMIERLEREAEFARQGHDAWFTGKCNQLTDPAMIEALYRASQAGVRIRMVIRGVCCLRPGVEGLSENIEIRSLLGRFLEHSRIYAFGNGGEPEVYFGSADWMSRNLDRRVEVLAPVLVPALREEFLEIMDTELHDQRGSWYLREDGVYEKLPGERSAQAEFAEDGSSV
- a CDS encoding TlpA family protein disulfide reductase; this encodes MTPDPHSPLPWPAAGDFVWRPEDVQPGRPTLLMFFHLECAACVSRGIPFMKQLHAQYGEQVNFIAVHTSRGHRQLPREEILPTLLHFAEKFARLPFPVALDLDGSLAAAYATEGTPHWIALQGGEVVRSIYGSQDNAQTRLDYWLAEITEAQGTAGPQEDR